In Phaseolus vulgaris cultivar G19833 chromosome 10, P. vulgaris v2.0, whole genome shotgun sequence, a single genomic region encodes these proteins:
- the LOC137818157 gene encoding pectinesterase-like — MTTPKLPYAGIGDSGDSGDSGNHISLSKKTYNKKKKLFLTLFATLLVAASVVAIVAGVKNKNQKSDSSSSTPLTLSHQSHEIIKSACSSTFYSELCFSAVASEPNVTHKVTSHRDVIQLSLKITTRAVEHNYFTVKKLSTKGGLTKREKTALHDCLETIDETLDELREAQHDLELYPNKKTLYQHADDLKTLISAAITNQVTCLDGFSHEDADKRVRKALEEGQVHVERMCSNALAMTKNMTDTDIANFEQTTKLRDNNAGQNRKLLAEESNANGDGVVWPEWISAADRRLLQAAAVNADVVVAADGSGDFKTVSEAVEAAPLKSSKRFVIRIKAGVYRENVEVPKKKTNIMFLGDGRTSTIITASRNVVDGSTTFHSATVAVVGGNFLARDITFQNTAGASKHQAVALRVGGDLSAFYNCDILAYQDTLYVHNNRQFFVNCLIAGTVDFIFGNSAVVFQDCDIHARRPDSGQKNMVTAQGRVDPNQNTGIVIQKCRIGATSDLESVKKSFKTYLGRPWKEYSRTVIMQSSISDVIDPVGWHEWSGNFALSTLVYREYQNTGPGAGTSSRVSWKGFQVITDAGEARAFTPGSFIGGSSWLGSTGFPFSLGL; from the exons ATGACTACCCCAAAACTTCCCTACGCCGGAATCGGAGATTCCGGTGATTCCGGCGATTCCGGCAACCACATTTCCCTCTCTAAAAAAACCTacaacaagaagaagaagctttTCCTCACACTCTTCGCCACCCTCCTGGTGGCGGCCTCCGTCGTGGCCATCGTCGCCGGagtaaaaaacaaaaaccaaaagtCCGACAGCAGCAGCAGCACCCCTCTCACCCTCTCCCACCAGTCCCACGAGATCATCAAGAGCGCGTGCAGCTCCACATTCTACTCAGAACTCTGCTTCTCCGCAGTTGCTTCAGAACCCAACGTCACCCACAAAGTAACCTCTCACCGTGACGTCATCCAACTCTCCCTCAAGATCACCACGCGCGCGGTGGAGCACAACTACTTCACCGTCAAGAAGCTCTCCACCAAAGGCGGCCTCACGAAGCGCGAGAAAACGGCGCTCCACGACTGCCTGGAAACCATCGACGAGACGCTCGACGAGCTGAGAGAGGCTCAGCACGATCTCGAGCTCTACCCCAACAAGAAAACTCTGTACCAGCACGCCGACGACCTCAAAACCCTCATCAGCGCCGCCATAACCAACCAGGTCACGTGCCTCGACGGCTTCTCGCACGAGGACGCCGATAAGCGCGTCCGGAAGGCTCTGGAAGAAGGACAGGTGCACGTGGAACGCATGTGCAGCAACGCACTCGCCATGACCAAGAACATGACCGACACCGACATTGCCAACTTCGAACAGACCACGAAGCTCCGAGACAACAACGCTGGCCAAAATAGAAAGCTCTTGGCGGAGGAGAGCAATGCCAATGGCGACGGTGTAGTCTGGCCGGAGTGGATTTCTGCTGCCGACAGGAGGCTGCTTCAGGCCGCGGCGGTGAATGCCGATGTGGTGGTGGCGGCGGACGGTAGCGGAGACTTCAAGACGGTGTCGGAGGCCGTGGAAGCCGCTCCGTTGAAGAGTAGTAAGAGATTTGTTATTAGGATAAAGGCTGGAGTTTACAGAGAGAATGTGGAAGTTCCTAAGAAGAAGACTAACATCATGTTCTTGGGTGACGGAAGAACAAGCACCATCATCACCGCCAGTAGAAATGTCGTTGACGGCAGCACCACCTTCCACTCCGCCACCGTCG CTGTGGTGGGTGGAAACTTCCTAGCCAGAGACATAACATTCCAAAACACTGCTGGGGCCTCAAAGCACCAAGCTGTGGCCCTAAGAGTAGGAGGGGACCTCTCAGCATTCTACAACTGTGACATCTTAGCGTACCAAGACACCCTCTATGTCCACAACAACCGTCAATTCTTTGTGAATTGCCTGATTGCAGGAACAGTGGATTTCATCTTTGGAAACTCGGCAGTGGTGTTCCAAGACTGTGACATCCACGCGAGGCGTCCAGACTCGGGCCAGAAGAACATGGTGACGGCCCAGGGAAGAGTAGACCCTAACCAGAACACGGGCATTGTGATCCAGAAGTGCAGGATTGGTGCCACTTCGGACTTGGAGTCCGTGAAGAAGAGTTTCAAGACGTATCTTGGGAGGCCATGGAAGGAGTACTCCAGGACTGTGATCATGCAGAGTAGTATCAGTGATGTGATTGACCCTGTTGGGTGGCATGAGTGGAGTGGGAACTTTGCATTGAGCACTTTGGTCTATAGGGAGTATCAGAACACTGGGCCTGGTGCTGGAACCTCCAGTAGGGTCTCTTGGAAAGGGTTCCAGGTCATCACTGATGCTGGTGAGGCCCGGGCTTTTACCCCCGGAAGCTTCATTGGGGGCTCCAGCTGGTTGGGCTCCACAGGCTTTCCTTTCTCTCTTGGGTTGTAA
- the LOC137818398 gene encoding pectinesterase 3, producing the protein MDTIKSFKGYGKVNELEQQAYEKKTRKRLIIIAVSSIVLIAVIIAAVAGVVIHNRNSESSPSSDSVPQTELSPAASLKAVCDTTRYPSSCFSSISSLPESNTTDPELLFKLSLRVAIDELSSFPSKLRANAEQDARLQKAIDVCSSVFGDALDRLNDSISALGTVAGRIASSASVSNVETWLSAALTDQDTCLDAVGELNSTAARGALQEIETAMRNSTEFASNSLAIVTKILGLLSRFETPIHHRRLLGFPEWLGAAERRLLEEKNNDSTPDAVVAKDGSGQFKTIGEALKLVKKKSEERFSVYVKEGRYVENIDLDKNTWNVMIYGDGKDKTFVVGSRNFMDGTPTFETATFAVKGKGFIAKDIGFVNNAGASKHQAVALRSGSDRSVFFRCSFDGFQDTLYAHSNRQFYRDCDITGTIDFIFGNAAVVFQSCKIMPRQPLPNQFNTITAQGKKDPNQNTGIIIQKSTITPFGNNLTAPTYLGRPWKDFSTTVIMQSDIGALLNPVGWMSWVPNVEPPTTIFYAEYQNSGPGADVSQRVKWAGYKPTITDRNAEEFTVQSFIQGPEWLPNAAVQFDSTL; encoded by the exons ATGGATACAATTAAGTCCTTCAAGGGCTACGGGAAAGTGAACGAGTTGGAGCAGCAAGCCTATGAGAAGAAGACACGTAAGCGCCTCATAATCATCGCAGTTTCTTCCATCGTTCTAATTGCGGTCATCATCGCTGCGGTTGCAGGGGTCGTCATACACAACCGCAACAGCGAATCATCACCCTCGTCTGACTCGGTTCCGCAAACTGAGTTATCTCCTGCCGCGTCACTCAAAGCGGTGTGCGACACCACTCGCTACCCTAGCTCCTGCTTCTCCTCCATATCCTCGTTGCCGGAATCCAACACCACCGACCCGGAGCTCCTCTTCAAGCTCTCGCTCCGCGTCGCCATTGACGAGCTCTCCAGCTTCCCTTCCAAGCTTCGCGCCAATGCGGAGCAGGACGCGCGTCTGCAGAAGGCGATTGACGTCTGCAGTTCCGTCTTCGGCGACGCGCTGGACCGCCTCAACGACTCGATCTCCGCGCTCGGAACCGTCGCCGGGAGGATTGCTTCTTCGGCGAGCGTCAGCAACGTGGAGACGTGGCTCAGCGCGGCGCTCACGGACCAGGACACGTGCCTTGACGCGGTCGGCGAGCTTAACTCCACCGCTGCTCGCGGCGCTCTCCAGGAGATCGAGACTGCCATGAGGAACTCCACGGAGTTCGCGAGCAACAGTTTGGCTATCGTCACGAAGATCCTAGGGCTGCTGTCGCGGTTCGAGACGCCGATTCACCACCGGCGGCTGCTAGGATTTCCGGAGTGGCTGGGCGCGGCGGAGCGAAGGCTGCTGGAGGAGAAGAACAACGACTCCACGCCGGATGCTGTGGTGGCGAAGGACGGCAGTGGACAGTTCAAGACGATCGGCGAGGCGCTGAagttggtgaagaagaagagcGAGGAGAGATTCTCGGTGTACGTGAAGGAAGGGAGGTACGTGGAGAACATCGATTTGGATAAGAACACGTGGAATGTGATGATCTATGGTGATGGCAAGGACAAAACCTTCGTCGTCGGTAGCCGGAACTTCATGGACGGAACGCCGACTTTCGAAACTGCAACTTTCG CTGTTAAAGGCAAGGGATTCATTGCCAAAGACATAGGGTTTGTGAACAATGCAGGTGCTTCAAAGCACCAGGCTGTGGCATTGAGATCTGGGTCGGATCGCTCTGTGTTCTTCAGATGCTCGTTTGATGGCTTCCAAGACACCCTCTATGCCCATTCCAACCGCCAATTCTACCGTGACTGTGACATTACAGGCACCATAGACTTCATATTTGGCAATGCAGCTGTTGTGTTCCAAAGCTGCAAAATAATGCCTAGACAGCCCCTACCAAACCAGTTCAACACCATCACAGCTCAGGGCAAGAAAGACCCTAACCAGAACACTGGAATTATAATTCAGAAATCAACGATTACTCCCTTTGGCAACAATCTCACAGCCCCCACATACCTTGGGAGGCCATGGAAAGATTTCTCCACCACTGTCATCATGCAATCTGATATTGGGGCATTGCTGAATCCGGTGGGGTGGATGAGTTGGGTCCCTAATGTGGAACCTCCAACTACCATCTTCTATGCAGAGTATCAGAATAGTGGGCCGGGAGCTGACGTGTCCCAAAGGGTCAAATGGGCCGGTTATAAGCCCACTATCACCGACCGCAACGCAGAGGAGTTCACTGTGCAGTCCTTTATCCAAGGCCCGGAATGGTTGCCAAATGCAGCTGTGCAGTTTGATTCCACCTTGTGA
- the LOC137818154 gene encoding alanine aminotransferase 2-like has protein sequence MRKIAADRFRRLFNRSLLLLPRHSHNHPPFPASSSISSHSLFSPYRFLFSTPFSSMASDSPFPVTAQNINPKVLECEYAVRGEVVTLAQNLQKDLQANPGSHPFDEILYCNIGNPQSLGQAPITFFREVLALSDHPALLDKSETQGLFSADAIERAWQIVEQIPGRATGAYSHSQGVKGLRDTIAAGIEERDGFPCNPDDIFMTDGASPAVHNMMQLLIRSENDGILCPIPQYPLYSASITLHGGFLVPYYLDEATGWGLEIPELKKQLEAAKSKGISVRALVVINPGNPTGQVLAEENQRNIVDFCKQEGLVLLADEVYQENVYVPEKKFHSFKKVSRSMGYGENDITLVSFQSVSKGYHGECGKRGGYMEVTGFSADVREQIYKMASVNLCSNISGQILASLVMSPPKVGDESYESYMAEKGNILESLARRAKTLEDAFNKLEGVTCNKAEGAMYLFPQIRLSQKAIKAAGDENTSPDNFYCKRLLNATGVVVVPGSGFGQVPGTWHFRCTILPQEEKIPAIVSRLTEFHEKFMDEFRD, from the exons ATGCGGAAAATCGCTGCAGACAGATTCAGGCGCCTTTTCAATCGttcacttcttcttcttcctcgcCACAGTCACAATCACCCTCCCTTTCCTGCTTCTTCCTCTATCTCTTCTCACTCTCTGTTTTCCCCCTATCGCTTCTTATTTTCTACTCCGTTTTCTTCCATGGCCTCTGATTCCCCTTTCCCAGTCACCGCTCAAAACATCAACCCCAAG GTTCTGGAATGTGAGTACGCCGTTAGAGGAGAGGTTGTCACACTTGCTCAG AATTTGCAAAAGGATTTACAGGCCAATCCCGGTTCTCATCCATTTGACGAG ATACTTTACTGCAACATTGGAAATCCTCAGTCTCTTGGCCAGGCTCCAATAACTTTTTTCCGAGAG GTTCTTGCTTTATCTGATCATCCAGCTTTATTGGACAAAAGTGAAACCCAGGGTTTGTTCAG TGCTGATGCAATAGAACGAGCTTGGCAGATTGTGGAACAGATTCCCGGTAGAGCAACTGGTGCCTATAGCCACAGTCAG GGTGTCAAGGGTTTACGTGATACAATAGCGGCTGGGATTGAAGAGCGTGATGGTTTTCCTTGCAATCCTGATGACATTTTCATGACAGATGGTGCAAGCCCGGCA GTCCATAACATGATGCAATTACTCATTAGATCAGAAAATGATGGTATTCTGTGTCCCATTCCACAGTACCCTTTGTACTCGGCCTCAATTACCCTCCATGGTGGATTCTTG GTACCTTATTATCTAGATGAAGCAACCGGTTGGGGGTTGGAAATACCTGAACTCAAGAAGCAATTGGAGGCTGCCAAGTCTAAGGGCATCAGTGTTAGGGCTTTAGTTGTTATAAATCCTGGCAATCCAACGGGGCAG GTTCTTGCTGAGGAAAATCAGCGCAATATAGTAGATTTTTGCAAGCAAGAAGGTTTGGTTCTTTTAGCTGATGAG GTATATCAAGAAAATGTTTATGTCCCTGAGAAGAAATTTCACTCATTCAAGAAGGTATCTCGGTCCATGGGATATGGTGAGAATGACATCACCTTAGTATCCTTTCAATCAGTCTCCAAAG GCTACCATGGGGAGTGTGGGAAACGAGGAGGTTACATGGAGGTGACTGGCTTTTCTGCAGACGTAAGGGAACAAATATACAAAATGGCATCTGTCAACCTTTGCTCTAATATATCTGGTCAAATTCTTGCAAGCTTGGTCATGAGTCCACCTAAG GTTGGAGACGAGTCCTATGAATCATACATGGCTGAGAAGGGAAATATTTTGGAGTCGCTTGCTAGGCGTGCAAAG ACACTAGAAGATGCATTCAACAAGCTAGAGGGTGTAACATGCAACAAAGCAGAAGGGGCAATGTATCTGTTTCCCCAAATTCGCCTGTCCCAAAAGGCTATCAAAGCTGCAGGGGATGAAAATACTTCACCTGATAACTTCTATTGCAAGCGCTTGCTTAATGCAACAGGAGTAGTAGTTGTTCCTGGTTCTGGTTTTGGACAG GTTCCTGGCACATGGCATTTCAGGTGTACCATTTTGCCTCAAGAAGAAAAGATTCCAGCTATTGTCTCCCGTTTGACAGAGTTCCATGAAAAATTTATGGATGAGTTCCGTGACTAA